The following are encoded together in the Elusimicrobiota bacterium genome:
- the radA gene encoding DNA repair protein RadA gives MMSRLKSVYRCQECGYSAPKGMGQCPDCSAWNTMTEEVVEVRPSGAAGLRGGGARLMTDFSSDVIALGDVAQQDLEQGRFATGITEFDRLLGGGVVEGQVILLAGPPGIGKSTLMLQAAWRLARGRKVVYVSGEESLKQVSGRCQRLGIKSRAGAEEGFHLLSETSLEKILAVLEEVRPWGLVLDSIQTVYHPELASGPGSVTQVRECAAEILRVAKKTGAVVFLLGHVTKDGTLAGPKVLEHIVDTVLYFDTERHDLLRVLRAQKNRFGPTDEVGLFEMNEKGLAEVQDLASFFLVEDGMRPQAGRGVSVTLEGSRPMLVETQALVVYTKYPLPRRMATGLDLNRVLVLLAAMEKHVKLRLEEKDVYVSLAGGVRLKDPALDLAVCLSVLSSAKEMPLDPDWVLLGEVSLLGELGRVPHLETRLKEAAKAGFKKALIPERALKELSRKDLGLGLVGAADLPAAAELLFAGGNS, from the coding sequence ATTATGTCACGGCTTAAGAGTGTCTACCGCTGCCAGGAATGCGGCTACTCAGCGCCCAAGGGCATGGGCCAATGCCCGGATTGCTCGGCTTGGAACACCATGACCGAGGAAGTGGTCGAGGTCCGGCCATCCGGAGCCGCGGGGTTGCGCGGCGGAGGCGCTCGCCTTATGACGGACTTTAGTTCCGACGTCATCGCCCTTGGCGACGTCGCGCAGCAGGACTTGGAGCAGGGGCGCTTCGCCACGGGCATTACCGAGTTCGACCGGCTCCTGGGCGGGGGCGTGGTGGAGGGCCAAGTGATCCTGCTGGCCGGCCCTCCCGGGATAGGCAAGTCCACCTTGATGCTCCAGGCGGCGTGGCGCCTGGCGCGGGGCCGGAAAGTCGTCTACGTTTCAGGCGAGGAATCCTTGAAGCAGGTCTCTGGCCGCTGCCAGAGGCTCGGGATCAAGAGCCGCGCGGGCGCCGAGGAAGGTTTCCATCTTCTCTCGGAGACGAGCCTCGAGAAAATCCTGGCTGTGCTGGAGGAGGTCCGCCCTTGGGGGCTGGTGCTCGACTCTATCCAGACCGTTTACCATCCGGAGCTCGCCTCGGGCCCCGGCTCGGTGACCCAGGTGCGCGAGTGCGCGGCCGAAATCCTTCGGGTGGCCAAGAAGACCGGCGCCGTGGTATTCCTCTTGGGGCACGTGACCAAGGATGGGACCTTGGCCGGGCCGAAGGTCCTAGAGCACATCGTGGACACCGTCCTCTACTTCGACACGGAGCGCCACGATCTGCTCAGGGTCCTGCGGGCGCAAAAGAACCGGTTCGGTCCCACGGACGAGGTGGGACTTTTCGAAATGAATGAGAAGGGTCTCGCGGAGGTCCAGGATCTGGCCTCCTTTTTCCTGGTCGAGGACGGGATGAGGCCCCAGGCCGGCAGGGGCGTGTCCGTGACCTTGGAGGGTTCTCGTCCCATGCTGGTCGAGACCCAGGCCCTGGTCGTCTACACCAAGTACCCGCTGCCCCGGCGCATGGCCACGGGACTCGACCTCAACCGCGTCCTGGTGCTCTTGGCGGCCATGGAGAAGCACGTCAAGCTCAGGCTCGAGGAGAAGGATGTCTACGTGAGCCTGGCCGGGGGAGTGCGCCTCAAGGACCCGGCCTTGGACTTGGCCGTCTGCCTGTCGGTCTTGAGCTCGGCCAAGGAAATGCCCTTGGACCCGGACTGGGTGCTGCTGGGCGAGGTGAGCCTCCTGGGGGAGCTCGGCCGGGTTCCCCATCTCGAGACTCGTCTCAAGGAAGCCGCCAAGGCCGGCTTTAAAAAAGCCTTGATCCCCGAGCGCGCTCTCAAGGAGCTTTCGCGCAAAGACCTGGGCCTGGGCCTGGTGGGAGCCGCCGATCTTCCGGCCGCGGCGGAACTATTGTTTGCGGGAGGAAATTCATGA
- a CDS encoding PIN domain nuclease → MTLWLFRLGVVVASTSIVYFRITPTSAGALLGAGVGLAIVGFEYLLAEINLLTMISGVLGSSGGIILAKLLDYTVFQMGNEALYLAWDKYSVLRYFAFGILGLIIAVKKFPEFDQLDKDLLKMSRRRGADVKVLDTSAIIDGRVIDICETKFLIGTLIVPRFVLQELHHLADSQDSLKRARGRRGLDVLARLQENADIPVKILDRDISDVPDVDGKLVRLAKDMGAKVITTDFNLNKVAALEGVTCLNINDLGTALKPVVLPGEAMSLFVMKEGKERDQGVGYLDDGTMVVIEDGRKHIGKRLEVGVTSILQTPSGRMIFGKARGEVREPVK, encoded by the coding sequence ATGACGTTATGGCTGTTTAGACTAGGCGTGGTAGTGGCTTCGACGAGCATCGTTTATTTCCGCATCACCCCGACCTCCGCCGGCGCCCTTCTGGGAGCCGGAGTGGGGCTTGCGATCGTGGGCTTCGAGTATCTTCTGGCCGAGATCAACCTCTTGACCATGATCTCGGGGGTTTTGGGGAGCTCTGGGGGCATCATTCTCGCCAAGCTCCTCGATTACACCGTGTTCCAGATGGGGAACGAGGCCCTTTATTTGGCCTGGGACAAATACTCGGTCCTGCGCTACTTCGCCTTCGGAATTCTGGGTCTCATCATCGCGGTCAAGAAGTTCCCTGAGTTCGACCAGCTTGACAAGGACCTCCTCAAGATGAGCCGCCGCCGCGGCGCCGACGTCAAGGTCCTCGACACCAGCGCCATCATAGACGGTCGGGTGATAGACATCTGCGAGACGAAGTTCCTGATCGGAACCTTGATCGTGCCGCGCTTTGTCCTGCAGGAGCTGCATCACCTGGCGGACTCGCAGGATTCCCTCAAGAGGGCCCGGGGACGCCGGGGCCTCGACGTCTTGGCCCGCCTGCAGGAGAACGCGGACATTCCGGTCAAGATACTCGATCGGGACATCTCCGACGTGCCGGACGTGGACGGAAAGCTCGTGCGCCTGGCCAAGGACATGGGGGCCAAGGTCATCACCACGGACTTCAACCTCAACAAGGTTGCGGCCTTGGAGGGGGTGACCTGCCTCAACATCAACGACTTGGGGACCGCCTTGAAGCCCGTGGTCCTTCCCGGAGAGGCCATGTCCCTTTTCGTGATGAAGGAGGGCAAGGAGCGCGACCAGGGCGTGGGCTACCTCGACGACGGCACCATGGTCGTGATCGAGGACGGGCGCAAGCACATAGGCAAGCGCCTGGAGGTCGGGGTGACCTCCATTCTTCAGACTCCCTCCGGCCGGATGATTTTCGGCAAGGCCCGCGGCGAAGTCAGGGAGCCGGTCAAATAA
- the ispD gene encoding 2-C-methyl-D-erythritol 4-phosphate cytidylyltransferase yields the protein MKSAAIIVAAGAGTRMGRPKQFLPLADKTVVECSLDVFLQMEEMEKIVLVLSPAHVEEHGGRLASNRVAVVPGGTTRMESVRRGFREVPEDAEVVAVHDGARPLVTIATVRAVLEEAYESGAAIAAVPVKDTLKKVSNKQLWVSTTPVRSAFWSAQTPQCYRREILEEALEKFPDEKEATDESQLVEKSGHKVKIVPAGYENFKITTPEDLIMAEALLEERQGGRRRPCVGFGYDIHKLAEGRELWLAGLKLDFPKGLIGHSDGDAVLHAVGDAILGALGAGEIGLMFPPENPKIKGIPSRDILAAVMAKLITAGGAISHLDVTMVAEEPKMKPHYEAFKASLSGLLSVAPERVNIKAKSHEGLEAIGRGEAIACYAVATLLLPF from the coding sequence ATGAAATCGGCGGCCATCATAGTCGCGGCCGGAGCCGGGACACGGATGGGGCGGCCCAAGCAATTCCTGCCCCTAGCGGACAAGACCGTGGTCGAGTGCTCCCTGGACGTCTTCCTTCAAATGGAGGAGATGGAGAAAATAGTCTTGGTCTTGAGCCCCGCGCACGTTGAGGAGCACGGAGGGCGCCTGGCCTCGAACCGAGTCGCGGTCGTTCCGGGCGGAACCACGCGCATGGAATCGGTGCGCCGGGGCTTCAGGGAGGTTCCCGAGGACGCTGAGGTCGTGGCGGTCCACGACGGAGCCCGGCCGCTGGTGACCATTGCCACGGTGCGGGCGGTCTTGGAAGAGGCCTACGAGTCAGGGGCCGCGATCGCGGCCGTCCCGGTCAAGGACACCTTGAAGAAGGTCTCCAACAAGCAGTTGTGGGTCTCTACCACGCCCGTGCGCTCCGCCTTCTGGTCGGCCCAAACCCCCCAGTGCTACCGCCGCGAGATCCTTGAGGAAGCCTTGGAGAAGTTTCCGGACGAGAAGGAGGCCACCGACGAGAGCCAACTCGTCGAGAAATCCGGCCACAAGGTCAAGATCGTTCCGGCCGGCTACGAGAATTTCAAGATCACCACTCCCGAGGACCTGATCATGGCCGAGGCCCTCTTGGAGGAGCGCCAAGGGGGCCGGCGACGGCCCTGCGTGGGGTTCGGCTACGACATACACAAGCTGGCGGAGGGGCGCGAGTTGTGGCTGGCCGGCCTGAAGCTCGACTTTCCCAAAGGCCTCATCGGGCACTCCGACGGCGACGCCGTGCTCCACGCGGTGGGAGACGCCATCCTGGGCGCGCTCGGAGCCGGCGAGATCGGGCTCATGTTTCCCCCGGAAAATCCCAAGATCAAGGGAATCCCGAGCAGGGACATCCTGGCCGCGGTCATGGCCAAGCTCATCACGGCCGGGGGCGCCATCTCCCACCTCGATGTCACCATGGTCGCCGAGGAGCCCAAGATGAAGCCCCACTATGAGGCCTTCAAGGCCTCTTTGTCGGGCCTCTTGAGCGTTGCGCCGGAGCGCGTCAATATCAAGGCCAAGAGCCATGAGGGTCTGGAAGCCATAGGCCGGGGCGAGGCCATCGCCTGCTACGCCGTGGCCACGCTGCTTCTTCCCTTCTAA
- a CDS encoding rhomboid family intramembrane serine protease, with the protein MIPLRDNIPSRRFPAVNLLLILGNAAAFFYELSLGAGLEPFLLRYSLVPARYAAPGLLHALGPVNYLAPFFTSLFLHGGWAHVLSNMWMLFIFGDNVEDRMGHFRYLLFYLLCGLCASAAQLWASWGSSIPTLGASGAIAGVLGAYFILYPYARVLTVIPIFVFLKTVEIPASLFLGIWIWSQFYSGSLSLAGTRHLGGVAWWAHIGGFMGGIALLGLFLEAKRGRR; encoded by the coding sequence ATGATCCCGCTCAGGGACAACATTCCCAGCCGGCGCTTTCCCGCCGTCAATCTCCTCCTCATCCTGGGCAACGCGGCCGCCTTCTTTTACGAGCTCTCGCTGGGGGCGGGCTTGGAGCCTTTCCTCCTGCGCTACTCCTTGGTCCCGGCCCGCTATGCGGCGCCGGGACTGCTTCACGCGCTTGGGCCCGTCAACTACCTCGCCCCATTTTTTACGTCATTATTTCTGCATGGGGGCTGGGCCCACGTCCTCTCCAATATGTGGATGCTCTTCATCTTTGGGGACAACGTGGAGGACAGGATGGGGCACTTCCGCTATCTGCTCTTCTATCTACTCTGCGGACTCTGCGCCTCGGCAGCCCAACTTTGGGCCTCCTGGGGCTCATCCATCCCCACCTTGGGGGCCTCGGGGGCCATCGCCGGGGTCCTGGGGGCCTACTTCATCCTCTACCCCTACGCCCGCGTGCTCACTGTGATCCCGATCTTCGTTTTCCTTAAGACCGTCGAGATCCCGGCCTCGCTATTCCTGGGTATCTGGATCTGGTCCCAGTTTTATTCCGGAAGCCTGTCCTTGGCCGGGACCCGCCACCTGGGCGGGGTGGCTTGGTGGGCGCATATCGGCGGGTTCATGGGAGGGATCGCCCTGCTCGGGCTATTTCTCGAGGCAAAGCGGGGCAGGCGCTAA